Genomic DNA from Coffea arabica cultivar ET-39 chromosome 7e, Coffea Arabica ET-39 HiFi, whole genome shotgun sequence:
GTGGAGCCTATCTGATCAGGCACGGAGTTTCAACAAGAAGTTGGGAGGGGCCTTTTTGCCTTTCAAGAAGCCAGGTGGTGCTGTGGTGACGAAGACAGAGGTGGAGGAGGAGGATTACCCGCTAAATGGGCTGTCTTTGTCAATGCCAGCACTGGCTGAGGTGGGCTCAGATGATCTTACGAATTCAAAAGGCAAACATGTTGGTGTTGCCAGTGATGATGGTACTGTTGTGCTATCAGAGGGTGGTAGTTCATCCCAGACGACGCAGGGCAAGAAACAGAGGCGGTGTTGGTCGCATGATTTGCatcaaaattttgttaaagcCCTCTTCGAACTTGGAGGTGCACAAGGTATCCAAAAATTTCACTGCCTTCtgggatttttgtttttgttcctGCTGTCTCTTCTGGAATTAAGTTACTCCTATTCATCTTTCATTCCCACGGGAGTAAATACTATCTGAATCTTTTGTGGGTCTACGAGGGCTTGCGAATTTTTCGGTTCAGGTGTCTGAGAATCTGACATAATTTATCCTGAACGGGTGTCTGAGTAAGGacattggttttttttttttttgggtatctttttcttttccctcgtcCTCCATCGGTTTCCAATCGACTTTTTTGAATCGAGTTTGGAATAGAATAGCAAATAAATTTGTATTCATGAACAAGGAGGCCTTGATCTAAGGATCTGCGAGCGCAAAATGCATTCTTTCTCTAAAACTTCCCTGCCCTGTTCCAATCTGCATTTGCTACATTCGGGAAATTGCTGTACCATGTCGTGAATTTAGAACCATCTACCTGATATGTTCATCCAATTCGCAGCTGCCACCCCAAAGCACATAAGAGAAATCATGCAAGTGGATGGCCTGACCAATGATGAAGTGAAAAGCCATTTGCAGGTGAGTTTTCAATCTGCATGCAAAGCTTCCTATAACTATCTGGCTTTGTTTTGGTGAATGCCACGCAATGACGTGGAACTTGGTCCGAATTTGCAGAAATACAGGCTTCATATCCGAAAGCTGATGCCAAGCTCCTCAACAAGTGCGTCGCCAAATTACGAGTGGCTGAGAAGGGGAGAACGCAGTTATTTACGAAAGCCAAGCGCCAAGCAGTCTGCTTCTCCTGAAGGGCCTTTGCATTTAGCAGGCGGCGGCTCAGCTAAAGGGGCGTCAGTTACTGGCGGTGAAAGCatggaagaggaagaggatcgGAGATCGGAAAGCTGCAGTTGGAAGGATCGTCATCAGAAGCCAACAGATTAATTGCGTGCCGAGGGCCCTGAATTTTgcagatagaaaaaaaaaaaaaaaaaaaaaggagaaccAAATAATTTACTGAAAATTACAGTAGTGAAGTCGCTGAGATTTTGTCTCATCTCAGAGATAGGACTTTTCGGCAATTTTTAGCATTTTTAGTTTTCATACAGAATCTTCTAAATCTTATTCTGTTACGATGACATATCAATCAATCAATGATAGCCTCCCGTAATGGAAATAAACAAGCCTTTGTTCTtctgaatttcttttttttttttttttaaaaaaaacgtTTACTATAGTTTCACGTATTCAGGCTGCTCCCCCTGATAATATAATTAAGGTTCTGTAatcacagtttttttttttttttcgggaaTAGGTTTCagctcaaaataaaaaaaaaaaaatgaaaagaaacaattgtaGAATGGGTCTGCTGATAATAGGCCCAAAAACTATAACCCACAACAAGAAGTCAGAGGATGTATAGGGTGGGTGACAACGTGGGCTACAGAGCTCAGCTGGCCTGGATTTGAGAAGATTACAACCTTTCCAGCAATAATGATAATGATTAATGAGCTCTCGTTCTAATTCCCACAAGAAAGAACACTACTACTTTCTCGTTAGGAAGGAGGTAAACTCATGGCTTGAC
This window encodes:
- the LOC113701667 gene encoding transcription factor HHO5; amino-acid sequence: MKFDSKEFRLLDLNSSGFVPKSISDLLAEVSMIPDIPLKLSKLNDYVCVLEQEMKKIDGFRRELPLCMLLLNDAIWKLKEEVVKLKKREVETVVMEEFMPLKGNSDREDERPKRKSADWTDKKTWMSSAQLWTTPIQYENGFDTVKIQDAFFLHQARHQERSDGAARWSLSDQARSFNKKLGGAFLPFKKPGGAVVTKTEVEEEDYPLNGLSLSMPALAEVGSDDLTNSKGKHVGVASDDGTVVLSEGGSSSQTTQGKKQRRCWSHDLHQNFVKALFELGGAQAATPKHIREIMQVDGLTNDEVKSHLQKYRLHIRKLMPSSSTSASPNYEWLRRGERSYLRKPSAKQSASPEGPLHLAGGGSAKGASVTGGESMEEEEDRRSESCSWKDRHQKPTD